GAAACGCCGCTTACTAATGGACAATTTGCAAAAATAATTGAATTAGTGCCTGATCTAGCTGATATTATCGAAAACCCACAAGCTCGATTGGAAAAATCGCTTGCAGTTTCTATTGAAGAGACTGATGAGGGCAAGGCCAATTCTCCTATGGTATTTCTTAGTCATACAGAGGCAACAGCATTAGCTTCCCTGTTAGGATTAAGGCTTCCAACAGAACAAGAGTGGGAGAGAGCTGCTGCTGGTACGGATGGGAAAAAATATCCAGATAATATAATGCCCATTGATGATAACGAGAACAGAATTGTCGCGGTCATAGGTTCGGGCGGTGGAACAAGCGATGTGACTAAGTTAAAGAAGACAGGGGAAGGCTTCCTTGGATTAATAGGAACTGTTTGGCAATGGATGAGCGACTCTTGTCACGAGGAATATAGCAATGAAGTCCAAGTGATGATACGAGGCGGTTCGTGGGACAGCAACATTGAAGTCAACTTACATAGTACTTCTCGATACGTTGGCGATGCCGAGGATCAGGACGAGGAGTCCGGTGTCCGCTTTGCCAAGGACTTGCTAGTTTAAAGCTTGTGTTTTTTACTTCTTTACCTCTGCTTGTCGTGAAGAGTGCGTTCCATCCTTGCCTTAACCCAGATATCAAAATCTCATTATCCATTTTTATCCGCTTCCCATTTTTCCTTTTGTGGTCTTACTATATTGTCCTTGATTTTTACAGAACCTTTCAAAAAACCAAATATTGATTTGGCTGGAGGGGAAAGGACAGGCACAAGCATGGCGACATCATGTCCATGCTTTGTTATTATTATTTCCTCATAATAATTGTGTGCCTTATCCATCACATCTAAGCATTTTGCTTTGAATTCGGAAGCTTTCATTCTCATTTTCTCTCACTCCTGTAAGTAGTCATTTTACATAGGTCATTTTATATTAACACAAAAAGGTATGGGTTAGGATGGGGGGAGCGGGGGGTAAGGCGATCTAGAAATTGGATATTAGAAAGTAGCGATTGGAGATTGGTTTAAAAAACTAATCTCCAATTTTTTCTTGAAAAACTTGGCTAAAAATTTTGGTGAAACATATTTTTCTTTTAAAAACTTTAAATGCTCATTTTTTTCTATATCTTCCAAGTATGTAAGCTGCTCCAAAAACATCCTTTCACTAAAAATATCTCCATATTTTTTTTTGCACCATTTTATTATTTCCCAGATACTTGCATAGCCATCTTTGATGATAATATATAAGTCAAAATAGTCCCTATAATTTCCTCGCCTTCCCAATGCATATGCTTTTGTACAGGCTATATCTTTTATCGAAAGCAAAGGAATGAAATCTCGGCTTTTTATTGAAGGGAAAATCGGATCCCAGAAATAATTCAGAACGGTAATTTTTATCTCATCATCTAAAACAACGCTCAATTCATCAGAGGTATCAACCAACGTTTTGATTAAATGATTTTTGCTAAAATATCTAAGGATTTTATTTTTAGAATGAAAAGTGATTTCTTTGTTCCTAAAAATGTCGAAATCAAAAGATTCCCTATGGCCTATTTGCAGGGCTAAGGCGGTTCCTCCTGCCAAATAGTACTTCTTATCCTGAAAAAGGGCTGTCAACTCTTTAAAGATGCTTTGTCTTTTTTTGTCTAAAATTTCCAAAATTATTTTATCTTTCATTATCAATTTCCTGAGAACATCACTTTAACAAACGGTAATATGCTTTTGCGGCTAAATCTATGGGCATTTTTTTGGGCAAAGTTGCAAATAACTTTAGAACCTAATTTTTTAGCTAAGTATTTTAAATGTTCCATTCTTCCCTTTTCTAAAGCTTGAAACAGGATAATATCTTTATCTTTTTTTAAAGAAATTTTTCTAAAATCAGCAAACCATAATATTGATTTAAAATATTGAGGCAGTGGCATTTTCTTTGATCCCTCTAATTTTTTATTTTATCACAACAGCGCAAAGAACTGAATCGTGTTTTTATAGGAAGCAACTAAATCTTCTTGCTGCTGACTTTTTTCTGGCTTGTATTTTAGATTATATTTGAAGGTAATTAACAAAAGTCTCGTGGAGCTAAACTATGCTTACCTTTTTATCAGCTTTTTTGAGAGGGGGATTTCAGGGATTTGCGTTGTATAGAAGATCAAAAATACAAGTTGAAGAAAATTTAACAGTATTTTGATTTTAAGTTGTTGTAGCAAGAAAAATATAGTTTATTACGATAAAATAAGACATAGAGAGAAAAAGAGTGTCATCGCCGGTATAAAAGGATGCTTATCAAAATGGATAATTCTATACCTGCCCCTCTTCCTTTTGCGACTGTTTTTTTAGTGCCTTTAGGCGCTACAAAAATATTGGAAGAGGAAGAAGGGGTAAGTCCTGAAAATTTAAGACACCACATAGAAGCCTTGTCCGCTATAGGGGAGCGTAGCGCCTATGCTTCCAATATGGACGGAATTAAAAAGGCCAAGGATTATATTACACAAAAATTAACAGACTATGGCTATAGTTTTTATGCTCAAAATTTTGTAGTTGAACGGAGACTTCCAGATGGCATAAAAAATAATTTTTCTATTACTTCGGCTTGTAGGCAGGGGGAAGCTTCGGATAAAATAAAAATTGAAATTCAGGGGAAACCCATAATAATATTTGACCGAATATTTTGTTTGCCCGCATCTCCTAAAGGAAAAGAAGTTAGTAATATAATTGTAAGAATTCCGGGGCGTAGTAGCAGTAAAAAAATTATTCTTGGAGCACATTATGATTCAAAAGGTCATGGCGCAAATGATAATGCTTCAGGAGTTGCTGTTTTACTTGAAGTTGTAAGGCTTTTTTCTAAAAGCAAACCTGAGTTTACTTTGGAAATTGTTTTTTTTGTGGGAGAGGAGCTTGGTAATTTAGGCAGTAAATATTATCTGGGGCAGATGTCCACGGAAGAAAAATTAAAAATTGGTGGGGTAATAATCGTTGATATGGTTGGAAATAATAAGTCTGACGAAGAGGGTGCCCCCCTTGAAAATTTGGATATAATGTATTCCAAAGAGGCTGCAAAATTGGCAAAAGACATAGAAAAGGCAATAACAAAGGATGGTATTATTGAGACGAGATTATCTTTTATTTCTGGGGAGGCAAGTGATGACGATGAATTTCGAGAAGAAGGGATTCCCACAATATTATTTTCTGAAGATACTCCTGATGAATTACGGCACCAAAACGACTGCTTTAATAGGCCTTGTGATACTCCTGATAAAATTGATTATGTTTTTCTCCAACAAGCTACAGAAGTAATTGCTTCTTCTGTTGACTTTTTGACGGGGATTAAGAAATAAATTTTATTTTAACATATAAGGATTAACTAGAAAAAAAATTTAAACTAAAAATCCAAACTTTTTATACATATTTCAGATTCCCTTTTTAGAAATTTCTACTTTTTAATTCTTCGATGTAATAACCATTTACTAGAACAGAAATTATTCTATTTGTTGATGATTCAAAAGATGGAACAGACACAACAATATTATCCAGAAGACATTTTACAGCGCCAGCGCCATCGGCATACCACCAATAGAGATCCTCACCTGCTTTTATTTTTATAGTTTCAAAAGCACCAGCAGGAACAGTAACTGTTTCATATCCTATTGCCTCGCATGTAAAACCAAAAGAATCCTGCCATTTATCCCCAATTTTCAAAGAAACAGGAATAATGAGAGTTGCTTCTGTTGTTATCTCTAACTCATTACCATAAAAATATGCTCCGTTATTGTTTACTAAAATATATGCAGGGGGATACGATGTTGCTGAATAACCTTTTAAACTAAATGGCTTTAAAAATTTTTGAATTGATTGAATTGCAAGTCCTTCTCCTGACACAGAGTTATAGATACTATATAAATTTTGAACAATAACATCATTAGAAAGTGTAGTTGTCCCGCTAAAATATGAACTTTTGATAGAAGAAGCCCCTTCTATAAGCCCCTCGCCTGTTGTATAAATACCACAACCATACTCCCATCTATTACCATCCGCATGAGGGTAATAATTTGAGCTTGAAGCAGAAGGTTGACTTTGGTTAAGATTTGAGCACCCCATAACAAAAAAGAATAAACAAGTGACGAGAATCAAAACAAATATTAGCTTTTTCATATACATCCCCTATTATAGCAATTTTCATACCTTATTATAGGTAGAATATCGGCTTATCAAAGCATCTCTTTTTAAGCGGCCTTCAATTTTAGGAAGAAGAGGAGAATTTAAAATCACTTCTCTTGCTGAAGATATTAAAGCTGTTTGCTGGGTGATTATGGGAGTTATTTTATAATTCGGTTTGTACATCCTTAATTGGAATTATACCATTTTAAAAATAATCCGGCAATAATCCGGCAAGAGCTTGAGGGGGGATCCTTTGAGGGAATGCTTTTTATTTATTTGGAGCCTTAAGTTTTTTGCATATCCCGCAATTGAATAGCAGGATTAGAAAAAGAGGAATAAAAATCAATATTTTTTTCATTGGAAAAATATTTTAGCATTTTGGGGTAAGGAAAGCTATTAAATATATCTCCTTACTCTTTTTTTGTATTCAATATATTTACTACCAAACGCTTGCTCTAAAAATTTTTCTTCTCCGATAATTATAAAGTGATATATTATTATGCTATAAATCCCACTTAGAGCAATAAAAAAATTCCATGTGAAAACAATCGCTGATATGGTGAAAAAATTAAAGCCAAGATACATGGGGTTTCTGCTTAATTGATATAAACCATTGGATTTAAATATTGTATTTTCATCTGGAAGCCCTAATCTTGTTGAACGACCTAAATTTATCATGCTTATAAGAACAAGTGCTAATCCTATTATTGATAATACATATGGTATGATCTTTAAAAAATTAAACGGCGGATTATTGGTTATTATATTAAAAAGAGAGAGCAAGTAAATAATCCATAGAACATATCCTAGTATTTTGCCACTATAAAAGAATAATGGGTGAATTGTCGCTTTTCCTATTAAATTCATATATTCTCAAATTATTTTTATAAAGATTTACTCTTGATTTTCTAAAACCTTGCGAGTGTTTTCTCCTTCTTCTTTGACATGTTTGACTAAATCTTCTTCCTTAAAAAAAACTGTGATTATTTTACACCAAAGCCAGTCGATAATTTTTGGTTTTAAGCCAACTTTGATATAAGCGATAAATTTTGTCTGTAAGTTATCAATAGGTTCCATTTTGAAGGAACCAATTCCGTTTGCGAAGATTGATGATGGGAAAATAGGCTTATATTCTAAATAAAAGGGATATTCTGCCTTAACAAGTTTATATTTGAGCCTTAAAATGCGTTTCCCAATGTATTCTTCTGCATAAAAGATCGAACCAATATCGGCACCATTACCTTTTAGAATTTTTAATATTATATGATCTTTTTGATGCCATTTTTTATATGTGTCTTTTTGATGCAAAGATATTAAAAAATTCCAAATTTTTTCAGGAGTAGTTTTTATAACAATGCTTTCTTTGACTTCTATCATAAAAGCGCCTCATTCTTATTGAAAATAATATTGCGGTTTTTAATGCTTAGCAAGCGTAATAACTTATTTATAGTATTCCAATTTCTTGTAGTAGCAGATAGTTTTAACTTTCCTTCAAAGAAATTGTTAGAAAGTTTTGTTCGGCCATAGCCATTAGGGCAGAAAAGAAAAATTTCTTTTCCTAAAAAGACAAATTCTTCTGATTTATCTTTTACTCTGTTAATTTCCTCGGTTGGGATATTTTCCGGAATATCTGACAAGAATGTGATATAGATGCTTTTTGGATCTTTTTTTGTGAAAGGATTTTTACTAAATATTTTCTGAAGATCATTTTTGGATTTTATAAAAACAACAACATCAAATCCAAATGAAGTCTTTATTCTTTTCTCGATTTTTATAGTAAGTTTTTTTATGTCTGTCTCTTTTGATTCAAAAATTACATTGCCGCTTTGGATATAAACTATGATGTTTTTTAAACCAAGGGATTCATAAAGGGCTTTTAGTGCCTCCATTTTTATCTTTTTTTGCCCGCTGACATTTATTCCGCGGAGGATTGATATGTAAGTTGCCATGTGTTTATTTAAGATTTTAGTATAAAAACCCGAAAAACCAAAGTGGAATTTTGTTTCTAATCCCAGATTCGACTTTATCAATTGCTAAATAGGAATTATCAATGTCTTTGATCTGTTTGAATGATTTCTTTTTCCCCCCAATCTCAAAAATAAAATTATCGTTAATACAAAAATCTCCTTGAGCAGAGTATGCTGGTCTCCTTGTAGTAATGCAATACTTAAAAATAATCCGGCAAGAGCTTGCAATAAAGATAAGCGAAATAGTAAAAAAATGCAATTTTAATAATATCGTATCCATGATAGAATTGCCATTGTATAATTAAGCTTTCAAAGGGCTATAATTCGACAAATAAATATGAAAACAATAAAATTTTTATTTTTTCTTATATTTGTAATAAGCGCCACAATTTTGGGATGCTTTTATTTGTTTTCATTAAACATAATGAATGGTTACTCTCCGCTAATCGATACCATAAAAATTGAAAAATCAGATTCAAACAAGTTGGAAAAAATTATTTTAAAAGAAACAAAATTAGATGCTTCTTTTTATAATGCAAAGATAGAAATGATTGGTCCACCGAGAAAAGTTGGGGTTGCCGTCCCAAAGTTTTCAATATGGTTTGATGTTTTTGATAAAAATAAAGTTCCAATAAAATCTGGAGTTGCAAAATTTGTTGTATTTGAAGGAGAATATGAACTTTTAGGTTTAGTTTACAAAGAAGATATTCCAAAAAAGTTAAAAGATAAAAGCTTAAGCCGCATATTTCCTGAAGGTGTAATCATTAAAATCAAAAATAAAATTTAGTCTCGTTATATAGCCCTCCGCGCAGAGCCATCTTTTAAACGGTCTAACTTCCAACCCGTAATGATTTGTAGAAGAGTTGCTGAACATCTTATGAATATCAAAATGCTACTGTGAATCGAGTTGTTCTCTTTTTAGGGTTTTTATTGAGGTGAATTAATAAGGGATAAGAACTATCAGCCCCTTCCCTTCTTTTGAGCATTTTTCAATAAAGACTTTAAGGGATTGAATGCCTTCAAGATAATCTTCAAGATATTCTTCTGCTGTCTCCGCATAACCTTCTTTTTCCCATTTATTGAAAGTCTCTTTTAAAAAATTTATAAAATTCCCATCATTTTCTGCGTGAATATTTTGTATTTTATTTAAAACAACTCCTGCCTCGTCATGAGGCATAATAAATTCTAGAAAGTCATTTTTCTTAACAAGGGCTTGCCCCAATAAAGACCCTCTTTCAGGATAACATCCTTGTGTTGCCAAGTATAAGTTGATAGCGGAGAATATCCAGGCATCGGTTGATAATCCAATTTGTAATTTTTCTTCTGAAAGATATTGGTCAAAAAGATGACCGAGCTTCTCCTTTGTTATATCTTTTTTTAATTTATCCTCATCTTCTTTTGTCAATAATTTTGCAAAATAGTCTAATGACATATTTTTTGCCTCCCCTTTTATATGGAAAAATTTTTTCTAGCTTGTGCCGGCATATCCTGTTGCGCAATTTTCACTATTTTCATATTATAAATCATACATAATTAAACTCAAGAACTTTGTTCCTAAGCCGACAAAGCTTTAAGCCTTATAGATAACCATGCTTTCTTTGTGCGGAGCTTATTTTTTTTAAAATTCTTGCTATTGTTCGAGAAATATGGGATTCTTTTTTCCCGAAGCTTATTGCGATTGTATTTTGTGGCAATCCTTTTAAAAAGTACAGTTCAGCTATGTTCCTCTCTTCTTGATGAAGAGCATTAATTACGCCCCTAAATATTTCGAGATATTTTGGGGCGTCTAGACGTGTCTCAAAGTCTGGGGGGTAGGATTGACTTAAGAGCTCCTGCCTTTCCTCTACTGGGAAAGGAGTGAAATGTTTTTGGAGAGTTGAATAAGTTCTTATTAACTCACGAGTTTTCATTCTCGCAGTTTCATTTAAAAAAGCATGAATATTTTCAATCCCTGACAACTTACTGGGAGATACATTTCTCATGAAAAGAAAAACTTTTTCCAAAGCGCCTGCTACAATGTCTTCTCTCGTTTCGTAGGGAAGATTTGTAGTGCTTAGCATCTGGTGGCAGATCCTTTTTATTTGGGGCACACATTCTACAACAATAGCCATTCTTCTTTTGTGCTCAAAGGGAGCGAGCGACTCCGCAGGCCTAATAGGGGGCGGTTCTATTCTCGGGCTTGGTGAAACTATTGCCATTAGACTTGCAACCATATTGTTCCTCCATAAAGTGATATCTTATCGTTTTGCGGAAAATTTCAAGTTAACCCCGATTATCATCGTAGGGGTTAGGCGATGCCAAAAAGGAATTTTTATTTATGAAGATTCGCAGCATAATTGAATGGATAAAAGTAGTTTTTCAAAAAATCATCAGTGGATTGGTATATATTGTCAAATGCCAGATAGTCTACAAACAATTCTCTTGCTCTTGTTACTTCTTTGAGCCGTTTGATGTTTTTTTTGTCTGAAATTGTTAAATCAAAAAGCTCTAAAGCTCTTTCAAATGATAAGTCTGAAAATTCTTTGTTGCCTTTGTTTTTCCAGTTTATTGAACGGATAACCTCACTGCCAATGTTTGCCATTTGTTCGAAAAAAGAGAGAGAAGCCCATCTGCCATCTGCCAAATCTTTGTGTTGGTAGTTATTCATTTTTGACGAGCCCATTAATTATTGCAATGATTTTTTCTCTGATTTTTATATCATCAACATATCTTGTTTTGTTGCCTTGAATGGGACGGAGGTTTATCATTGAATCAAATTCAATAAAAGACTCTGTTCCATAGAGATCCGGATATAAATTTATTCCCCATAGATTGGAATTGTTGGATCCTTTTTCAATAAGAAGGGCTTCTTCGTCCGCATGAAGCCCAGCATTAATTGCCATAATTCCTTCCTCTACATCAACAACGGCTTTCACCATATTCCCAAACATTTTTGAAGCCATTTCTTTAATCTCTTTTACTGTTATTATGTTTTCAATAATTTGCATATAACAATTATAACATTGATTATATCTGGTTGCCCAAACGAACAAAATAGCTTGTCAATTTTTTGAACACTTGGCAACACTGATCTCGTACCAAACAAGCAGAACGACGAGTAAAGGATATAAGTCTATTTTATTACAAAAATGTAATAACGGCGTTTAGTTTTTACAAAATTGTACGCATATATGTCCCTCTTTTATGAAATTTCTATTAAGCGCGATAAAAAATTTTGGGAGTAAAAATTGCTAGAATTAGTATTGAATGAGGGGAAAGGTCTGTCTTTTTGCAATTTTTGGAGGTGTAGGCAAAAATGAGCTTTAAAAAAATCGAAGCGGTTATACGAATTGAAAAACTTGAAGAAGTTCGGATTGCTCTTGAAAAAGAGGGGTTTATAGGAATGACTGTAACAGAAGTCAAGGGGAGAGGCTCGCAAAAAGGGATTTTGCTTGAATGGCGTGCTGGGGAATATCGCGTTGAATTTCTTCCAAAGCTTAAAGTAGAACTGGTTGTTGACGAATTTGATTTGGAGAGAGCAATAAAAGCCATTGAAACAGCATCAAAAACTGGACAACCTGGAGATGGAAAAATCTTCATTTCTTCTATAGATAATATAGTAAGAGTCCGCACCGGCGAAAGGGGGGATAAGGCATTATGATAAATTCGGGAGATACCGCCTGGGTTTTAATTTCCACAGCTTTAGTAATTTTAATGACCCCCGCCCTCGGATTTTTCTACGCGGGGATGGTAAGAAAGAAAAACATTCTATCAACCCTTATGTTATCAGTTGTAATGCTCGCATTAATTACTGTTCAATGGATGCTTTACGGATATTCACTCTCTTTTGGTACAGATCATGCGGGAATAATTGGTGGATTAAATTGGCTGGGGCTAAATGGGGTGGGAGCTACGGTTCATGAAGGATATGCTCCAACGATTCCCCATTTGTTGTTTATGTTTTTTCAATTAGCATTTGCAGTAATTACTCCGGCTCTTATAACCGGAGCTTTTGTCGAAAGGATAAAATTCCCAAGCTTTTTACTCTTTTCCCTTTTGTGGGTAACTTTTATCTACGCTCCTGTTGCCCATTGGGTTTGGGGAATTGGCGGTTGGCTTCGCGCTATGGGTGCTCTTGATTTTGCCGGAGGGATTGTTGTCCATATTACAGCCGGGATTTCGGCTCTTGCTGTTGCTCTAGTAATTGGAAAACGCAAAGGATATGGCAAAACTCCTATGGAGCCGTCGAATATTCCTCTAACGGTTCTGGGTGCTTTTCTTTTATGGTTTGGATGGTTTGGATTTAACGGAGGATCTGCTTTGTCTGCCAGCTCGATTGCTGTTTCCGCAGTTGTTGCAACAAACGCTGCAGGGGCATCGGCCGCTCTTACCTGGATGCTACTTAACTGGATGCATAAACGACCGAGCCTTTTGGGCTTTTCAACGGGAGCCATTGTTGGTTTGGCGGCAGTAACTCCGGCTTCCGGATTTATCAGCCCACTTTCTGCTTTAATTATTGGAGTTGTTGCGGCAACGCTTTCTTACTATATGATTATTTTCAGATTAAAAGTAGGGCTTGATGAATCGCTTGATGTTTTTGCATGCCATGGAATTGGTGGCATTTGGGGAACTTTGGCGCTTGGCCTTTTTGCCCAAAAAGCAATAAATGCGACAGGAAATGATGGCCTTTTCTTTGGAAATCCTGGATTCTTTGGCATTCAAATTTTTGCAGTCCTGATAGTTGTTCTTTTCTCTTTTGTGGGGACTTATTTTTTGGCAAAAGTTGTAGATACATTATTTTCTCTGAGGTCAAAAGAATCTGAAGAAGACGTGGGGCTTGATCTTGCCTATCATGGAGAGACGACTTATTAATAAAGAAGGAGGAGGATGTTAAAAATTGATTTTAAAAATAGTTGATGTTAGAATGTTTTAAAAGGGTGGTAAAAAAATAGAAAGTTAAGGAGGAAAGTAAATGGCGATAACGAAGGAAGATGTTTTAAGGCAGGTTAAGGAAAATAATATTGAGTTTATAAGGTTATGGTTTACGGATATCAATGGTGTTTTGAAAAGTTTTGCGATTGCTCCTGATGAACTGGAGAATGCGTTTACTCAAGGAATGGGATTTGACGGATCATCTATTACAGGATTTCAAGACATAGAAGAGTCAGATATGATTGCTATGCCTGATCCAAATACTTTTGCGATCCTTCCTTGGAGACCAAAAGATAAAGCAGTTGCAAGAATGATTTGCGACATTCTTCAGCCGGCCGAAGGAACTCACAAGCCTTATGAAGGGGATCCACGATATATTTTAAAAAGAGCTTTGGCTAAGATGGAAAAGATGGGATTTGACCATTTTTATGTAGGGCCAGAGCTTGAATATTTTTA
This window of the candidate division WOR-1 bacterium RIFOXYB2_FULL_36_35 genome carries:
- a CDS encoding transcriptional regulator (indirectly regulates nitrogen metabolism; at high nitrogen levels P-II prevents the phosphorylation of NR-I, the transcriptional activator of the glutamine synthetase gene (glnA); at low nitrogen levels P-II is uridylylated to form PII-UMP and interacts with an adenylyltransferase (GlnE) that activates GlnA) — its product is MSFKKIEAVIRIEKLEEVRIALEKEGFIGMTVTEVKGRGSQKGILLEWRAGEYRVEFLPKLKVELVVDEFDLERAIKAIETASKTGQPGDGKIFISSIDNIVRVRTGERGDKAL
- a CDS encoding ammonia channel protein, with product MNSGDTAWVLISTALVILMTPALGFFYAGMVRKKNILSTLMLSVVMLALITVQWMLYGYSLSFGTDHAGIIGGLNWLGLNGVGATVHEGYAPTIPHLLFMFFQLAFAVITPALITGAFVERIKFPSFLLFSLLWVTFIYAPVAHWVWGIGGWLRAMGALDFAGGIVVHITAGISALAVALVIGKRKGYGKTPMEPSNIPLTVLGAFLLWFGWFGFNGGSALSASSIAVSAVVATNAAGASAALTWMLLNWMHKRPSLLGFSTGAIVGLAAVTPASGFISPLSALIIGVVAATLSYYMIIFRLKVGLDESLDVFACHGIGGIWGTLALGLFAQKAINATGNDGLFFGNPGFFGIQIFAVLIVVLFSFVGTYFLAKVVDTLFSLRSKESEEDVGLDLAYHGETTY